In Runella sp. SP2, the genomic window GGTTTAGCCACGGTATCGACAACCAAGAAGGCACCCGCAACGCCCAGCCGCTGATTAATTTGGCTTGGCAAGATTCGTTCTTTTGGGATGGCGGGGTATTCGATTTGGATTTATTTTCGATTGCCCCCATTGAAAATCCGCTCGAAATGGACGAAAAAATCGGCAACGTTCTCCAAAAATTACGGGCATCAAAAGACTATCCCAAGCTCTTTAAAAAAGCCTACGGCACCGAAGAAATTACGACCGAGCGCTTTTTGAAGGCATTGTCTCAGTTTATGTTGACGTTGGTTTCGGCCAATTCAAAATACGACCAGTTTTTGGCAGGGAAAGCCCAACTTACCGCCGACGAAACGGCTGGTTTGCAACTGTTTAAAGACAAAGGCTGCGCCAAATGCCACAGCGGTGCACTTTTTACCGACCATAGTTTTCGTAGCAATGGCTTGTTGCCCGAGTACACGGGCGATTTGGGTCGTTACCGCATTACCGAAAACGAGGCCGACAAAAACAAATTCAAAGTACCTACCCTCCGCAACATCGAAGTGACCTACCCGTACATGCACGATGCACGCTTTTTGAACCTTGAAGCCGTTCTCAAGTTTTATGCCGAAGGGGTCAAAGAAACTGGTAGCCTCGACCCGCTATTGAAACAAAATGGCCGTTTGGGCATCCCGATGACCGCCGATGAGCAACAAAAAATCATTGCTTTTCTCAAAACACTCACCGACCAAGAGTTTTTGACCAACCCCCGATTTGCTGCACCATGAAAAAATCATTTTATGCATTGATACTTACCTTAATGACCATCTCCGCAAGTCACGCTTGTGATATTTGTGGCTGTGGCAATGGAGGCTCATTTTTTGGAATTTTACCACAATCACATTTACGTTTTGCGGGGGTTCGCTACCGAGTAAAACAATACGAATCACACCTTAGCAGTTCGTTTTTTCGCAGTCGAGAGCAGTTTCAAACGGCCGAACTTTGGGCGCGTTTTTATCCCTTGAAACGCACGCAACTCATGGTATTAGTCCCGTACAACTGGAATACCCAAACGCTTTACCGTACCGAAACTCCTCAGAAAATCAGCGGATTGGGCGACGTATCGGCTCTTTTTCACTACAATATTGTGAACACATTTTGGGATTCTACCACGCACAAAATCGACCAAACCCTCCTCATTGGCGGCGGTATTAAAGCCCCAACGGGCAAGTTTCGGTACGTGGAAGATGGTACCGAAGTAGCTAATGCCAATTTCCAACTCGGCACGGGAAGTGTTGACTTTGTCGTGAACGCGATTTATAACCTACGTTACCAAACATGGGGTTCCAACGTGGACGTTTCCTACAAAA contains:
- a CDS encoding cytochrome-c peroxidase — encoded protein: MNSRRWRLVAVSLSFMGWLASCSFLGGEASPETLFSVPATFPQPTYDLNKNPITNDGVALGKQLFFDGILSRDGSISCGECHNQSHAFTHHGHGFSHGIDNQEGTRNAQPLINLAWQDSFFWDGGVFDLDLFSIAPIENPLEMDEKIGNVLQKLRASKDYPKLFKKAYGTEEITTERFLKALSQFMLTLVSANSKYDQFLAGKAQLTADETAGLQLFKDKGCAKCHSGALFTDHSFRSNGLLPEYTGDLGRYRITENEADKNKFKVPTLRNIEVTYPYMHDARFLNLEAVLKFYAEGVKETGSLDPLLKQNGRLGIPMTADEQQKIIAFLKTLTDQEFLTNPRFAAP